The stretch of DNA CCGACCGATCTTCACGGCCAACTGCACGGTGTCGGGTGGTGGGGATCGACCGGCTGCACGGCACCCCGGACCCTCCGGGACGACGTGCAGTCACCCGCCGCGGCGAACGGGGCGACGTGCAGTCCTGGCGACGACCTCTCGCCCTGCCAAGACCGGATCGAGGACCGCCTGGGAACGCCGGGTCGTCACGTCGTCGGGGCGGACAGGTTGGCCGCGAGCGCCCGCACCTCGGCGGCGAGCCCGTCGGGGTCGAGGACGGTGACCGGGGCCACCAGGGCGGCGCGGACGACCGAGACCGCGAGCCAGTCGCGGTCCTCCGCGCGGAGCTGGACGGTGCACGAGTCCGGCCCCTCCTCGATCACGGTGTGCTCGACCCAGCCGAGCACGCCCGCGAGCGCGGCGGCCGGGGCGGCCACCACGACCGTCGCCTCGTGCGGTCGGGGCACCTGGCCCAGCGACCTCGCGACGTACGCCGCCGCATCGCCGCCTGGGATGGCGCGGGGTGAGAAGTGCGTGCCGGCCGGCTCGACCCCGCCCATCCGGTCCAACCGGAACGTGCGCCAGTCGCCGCGGCGGCGGTCCCACGCCACCAGGTACCAGCGGCGGCCGACGGTGACGAGCTGGTGGGGCTGGACGACCCGGAGACCCCCCTCCCCGTCACGCCGCCGGTAGTCGAACTGCACGTCCTCGCGGTCACGGCAGGCCGCGGCCAGCACGCTGAGCGCATCGGGGTCCACGACGTCGCCCTCTGCCGCCCACCGCACCGACGTGACGGTCGAGTGCACCGCCGACACGCGACGGCGCAGGCGGTGGGGCAGGAGCTGCTCGATCTTGGCGAGGGCGCGCAGCGACGTCTCCTCCATGCCGCCGATGGCCGCCTCGGCGGCGTACCGCAGCCCGAGGGCCACCGCGACCGCCTCGTCGTCGTCGACGAGCAGGGGCGGCACATGCGACCCCGCGGCGAGCCGGTAGCCGCCGTGGCGCCCCGACGTGGCGTCGACCGCGTAGCCGAGGGCGCGCAGCCGATCGACGTCGCGGCGCACCGTCCGCTCCGTCACCTCGAGGCGTCCGGCGAGCTCGGCGCCGCCCCACCACCGGCGGGTCTGGAGGAGGGAGAGCAGCTGCAGCGCCCGACCGGTCGGATCCTTCGGCATCGCCGGATCCTGCCACCGATCCAGGACCGATCCTGTCCGCGATGCCCCCTACGGTGCCCGCAGCCGGCCGGGAGCCCCCGATCGGCACGACCCGAGAGGAGCCACGAAGTGCCCCATCCAACCACCTTCCCCGAGCCCACCACCGTCGCGGTCAACGGCGTGGAGCTTGAGGTCTTCGACGCCGGGCGGGAGCACGCCGGCAACCCCATCGTGCTCTGCCACGGCTGGCCGGAGCACGCCTTCTCGTGGCGCCACCAGGTGCCCGCCCTGGTCGCGGCGGGCCACCACGTCATCATCCCGAACCAGCGCGGCTACGGCGGGTCGTCCCGACCCGACGACGTGGAGTCCTACGACATCGCGCACCTGACGGGCGACCTCGTCGCGCTCCTCGACCACCACGGGTACGAGGACGCCACCTTCGTCGGCCACGACTGGGGCGCGATGGTCGTCTGGGGGCTGGCGCTGCTGCACCCGGACCGCGTGAACCGGGTGATCAACCTGAGCCTGCCCTACCAGCCGCGGGGTGATCGGCCGTGGATCGAGGTCATGGAGGCCGCGCTCGGCGAGGACTTCTACTTCGTCCACTTCAACCGCCGGCCCGGCGTCGCGGACGCCCTGTTCGAACACAACACCCACCGGTTCCTCCGCAACCTCTACCGGAAGGACCTGCCGCCCGCGGCCCCGCCCCAGGCCTTGCTCGACCTGCCGCTGGTGGACACGCCACGAGGGACGCCCCTGATGAGCGATCGCGAGCTGGCCGTCTTCGTCGACGCCTTCGAGTCGTCCGGGTTCACGCCCAGCCTGAACTGGTACCGGAACCTCGACCGGAACTGGCACCTGCTGGCGGACGTGGACCCGATCGTCCGCCAGCCCACCCTCATGATCTACGGGGAACGGGACACGGTTGCCAGAGCAGAGGACCTCACTGCCTGGGTGCCCGACGCCGACGTCATGAGCCTGGACTGCGGCCACTGGATCCAGCAGGAGGAGCCGGAGGCGACGACCGCCGCGATCCTGGGGTGGCTGGAGCGGCGCGGTACGGCCTGATCACGGGTGCCGTCGCCCCATCGACTTCCGAGGGTTCTCTGAGGATCGGCGGCGGTGCGTCTGAGGTCGCGAGCGGAGCATGCGTGCCATCCCACCGGCGCGCCACGCGCCACCGCCCCCGGAGAGGACCCCGCCATGCCCACCGCGACCCCCACCCGCCCCACACCCACCGCCGACCCGCACCCGGACCGCCCACGCCGATCGATCGCCAGGCT from Euzebya sp. encodes:
- a CDS encoding helix-turn-helix transcriptional regulator, with the translated sequence MPKDPTGRALQLLSLLQTRRWWGGAELAGRLEVTERTVRRDVDRLRALGYAVDATSGRHGGYRLAAGSHVPPLLVDDDEAVAVALGLRYAAEAAIGGMEETSLRALAKIEQLLPHRLRRRVSAVHSTVTSVRWAAEGDVVDPDALSVLAAACRDREDVQFDYRRRDGEGGLRVVQPHQLVTVGRRWYLVAWDRRRGDWRTFRLDRMGGVEPAGTHFSPRAIPGGDAAAYVARSLGQVPRPHEATVVVAAPAAALAGVLGWVEHTVIEEGPDSCTVQLRAEDRDWLAVSVVRAALVAPVTVLDPDGLAAEVRALAANLSAPTT
- a CDS encoding alpha/beta fold hydrolase; protein product: MPHPTTFPEPTTVAVNGVELEVFDAGREHAGNPIVLCHGWPEHAFSWRHQVPALVAAGHHVIIPNQRGYGGSSRPDDVESYDIAHLTGDLVALLDHHGYEDATFVGHDWGAMVVWGLALLHPDRVNRVINLSLPYQPRGDRPWIEVMEAALGEDFYFVHFNRRPGVADALFEHNTHRFLRNLYRKDLPPAAPPQALLDLPLVDTPRGTPLMSDRELAVFVDAFESSGFTPSLNWYRNLDRNWHLLADVDPIVRQPTLMIYGERDTVARAEDLTAWVPDADVMSLDCGHWIQQEEPEATTAAILGWLERRGTA